A part of Pseudomonas lutea genomic DNA contains:
- a CDS encoding glycosyltransferase family 4 protein: protein MKILFISSLYAPHIGGGAEIILQRTVEGLQQRGCEVSVLVTGPDSGLSVEAVNGVKVYRAGLRNFYWHFGAQRPGRLARLGWHLRDRYNGAMRSYVRKVIGDEQPQLVVCHNLAGWSVSVWDEITAAGLPTVQVLHDMYLMCPSSNMFKRGQCCQQQCGSCQTFRKGHDARSAQVTAVVGVSRFILEKLQQRGYFSAASPYVVHNASPFTPPVSAPHQRRQADLTTKKAPLRFGYMGTLSHQKGLTWLIEQFQRLPFDATLQIAGRGQNDDEAAFKALATSPNISFVGYQKPEEFYRQIDVAVVPSLWNEPFGMVAVEACAHSVPVIASRMGGLPEIIQDPLNGLLCDPQDPDSLGEAMLRLHQNPELLARLSSQARVSVASLMNLELMLDSYESIFAQTLLDDAAQRHRQALPHPV, encoded by the coding sequence ATGAAAATACTGTTCATCAGCAGCTTGTATGCCCCTCACATCGGAGGTGGCGCGGAAATCATTCTTCAACGAACCGTCGAAGGCCTGCAGCAGCGCGGCTGCGAAGTCAGCGTGCTGGTGACCGGTCCCGATTCGGGGCTGAGCGTCGAAGCGGTGAATGGCGTGAAGGTGTATCGCGCCGGTCTGCGTAACTTCTACTGGCACTTCGGCGCTCAACGGCCCGGGCGGCTGGCGCGTCTGGGCTGGCATCTGCGCGACCGCTACAACGGCGCGATGCGCAGCTATGTAAGAAAGGTCATCGGCGACGAGCAGCCGCAACTGGTGGTCTGCCATAACCTCGCTGGCTGGTCGGTGTCAGTGTGGGACGAGATCACCGCTGCGGGGCTGCCTACCGTGCAGGTGCTGCATGACATGTACCTGATGTGCCCGAGCAGCAACATGTTCAAGCGCGGCCAGTGCTGCCAGCAGCAATGCGGCAGTTGCCAGACCTTCCGCAAGGGCCACGATGCACGGTCGGCGCAAGTGACGGCGGTGGTCGGGGTCAGCCGGTTCATTCTCGAGAAGCTCCAGCAGCGCGGTTATTTCAGCGCCGCGAGCCCTTACGTGGTGCACAACGCCAGCCCGTTCACACCGCCGGTCAGCGCGCCGCATCAGCGCAGGCAAGCGGACCTGACCACGAAGAAGGCGCCGCTGCGTTTCGGTTACATGGGGACGCTGTCGCATCAGAAAGGCCTGACATGGCTGATCGAGCAGTTTCAGCGACTGCCATTCGATGCCACGTTGCAGATCGCCGGGCGCGGCCAGAACGACGACGAAGCGGCTTTCAAGGCGCTGGCCACGTCGCCGAACATCAGTTTTGTCGGCTATCAGAAGCCTGAAGAGTTCTACCGCCAGATCGACGTCGCCGTGGTGCCGTCACTGTGGAACGAACCCTTCGGTATGGTCGCCGTTGAAGCCTGTGCGCACTCGGTGCCGGTGATCGCCAGCCGCATGGGCGGTTTGCCGGAAATCATTCAGGACCCGCTCAACGGTTTGTTGTGCGATCCGCAAGACCCCGACTCACTGGGCGAGGCGATGCTGCGCTTGCACCAGAACCCGGAATTGCTGGCCCGCCTGAGCAGTCAGGCGCGCGTCAGCGTGGCGTCGTTGATGAACCTGGAGTTGATGCTCGACAGTTACGAAAGCATTTTTGCCCAAACGCTGCTGGACGACGCTGCCCAGCGCCACCGGCAAGCCCTGCCCCACCCTGTTTGA
- a CDS encoding glycosyltransferase family 4 protein, whose translation MIVINARFLTQELRGVQRFAEQICLALKQLRNDVVFVAPHGIQMHESAKALDVQCIGRHSGHLWEQVDLPLYLRRQGNPLLVSLCSTAPLLYSNQIATHHDVNYVRHPESYTRAFRLLYRTMTPIMLARIKSLLTVSAFSKGEIAQVYKYPEKKIFVVPNAVSGDFHPGSQETNKQDYLLAVSSPSAHKNFSRMIEAFLMLRGHEDLQLRIVGGASGVFNDDNLQRLASRDSRIQFLGRLSDSELIAQYQNATAFVFPSLYEGFGIPPLEAQACGCPVLAANAASIPEVLQASALYFDPLDVSHMSAAMERILTDIPLRQSLRRRGLINVARFSWEESARQVSQRIDALLSPVRDRRSNQSSDALGRESSSKL comes from the coding sequence ATGATTGTGATCAATGCACGTTTTCTGACACAGGAATTGCGTGGCGTTCAGCGCTTCGCCGAACAGATATGCCTGGCCCTCAAGCAGCTGCGCAACGACGTCGTCTTCGTCGCCCCCCACGGCATTCAGATGCACGAGAGCGCCAAAGCCCTCGACGTGCAATGCATCGGTCGTCACAGCGGCCATTTGTGGGAGCAAGTGGATCTGCCGCTGTACCTGCGCCGCCAGGGCAACCCGCTGCTGGTTTCGCTGTGCAGCACCGCACCGCTGCTCTATTCAAATCAGATCGCCACGCACCACGACGTCAACTATGTGCGGCACCCGGAAAGCTACACCCGCGCGTTTCGCCTGCTCTACCGGACCATGACGCCGATCATGCTGGCGCGGATCAAATCGCTGTTGACCGTCAGCGCCTTCTCCAAGGGTGAGATTGCTCAGGTTTACAAGTACCCCGAGAAGAAGATCTTCGTGGTGCCCAACGCGGTCAGCGGGGACTTTCACCCCGGTTCGCAAGAGACCAACAAACAGGATTATCTGCTGGCGGTGTCGTCGCCCAGCGCACACAAGAATTTCAGCCGGATGATCGAAGCGTTCCTGATGCTGCGCGGCCACGAGGATTTGCAACTGCGCATCGTCGGCGGCGCGTCCGGGGTCTTCAATGACGACAACCTGCAACGCCTGGCCAGCCGCGACTCGCGCATCCAGTTCCTGGGTCGGTTAAGCGACAGCGAGTTGATCGCCCAATACCAGAACGCGACCGCTTTCGTGTTTCCGTCCTTGTATGAGGGCTTCGGCATCCCGCCCCTGGAAGCGCAGGCGTGTGGTTGCCCGGTCCTCGCTGCAAACGCGGCGTCGATTCCAGAAGTGCTGCAAGCCAGCGCGCTGTATTTCGACCCGCTGGACGTCAGCCACATGTCCGCGGCGATGGAACGCATTCTCACGGACATCCCGCTGCGCCAGTCGCTGCGGCGGCGCGGCTTGATCAACGTGGCTCGGTTCTCCTGGGAAGAATCAGCGCGACAGGTTTCCCAACGCATCGACGCGCTGCTCAGTCCGGTCAGAGACCGACGCAGCAACCAGAGCAGCGATGCCCTGGGTCGTGAATCGTCCAGCAAGCTCTGA
- a CDS encoding acyltransferase family protein has translation MKRLAYLDALRGIAALMVVFTHLYAPVIGHVWVFDYLIDPGKLGVLWFFMISGVVIPYSLKPVPDGARRFLISRFMRLYPAYWLSLVLFVLMLQLTGAALPSWPQIVANLTMVQAALGFDDVVGLYWTLFIELVFYGLCLALFIAGKLYDLAFRARCSLAFLLAALAMSAARALTEHKLPVALPLALSLMFFGSVWRQWLLAEHSAALTRNLKMLFVAFAVLLPPTLIMAYSKDMGTGETWGRYCFTYAVAIVSFVLLTRSVRLDHPALVWLGAVSYSLYLLHPSMGLLSEFLLRGTDASGLLVALVATVLTLAAAHLCFRYIEHPFIQLGKRLNNRKTGPQPVSV, from the coding sequence ATGAAACGCCTTGCCTATCTCGACGCATTGCGCGGCATCGCCGCCTTGATGGTGGTGTTCACCCATTTGTACGCACCGGTCATCGGTCACGTCTGGGTCTTCGACTATCTCATTGACCCTGGCAAATTAGGGGTGCTGTGGTTTTTCATGATCAGCGGCGTAGTGATTCCCTACAGCCTCAAGCCGGTACCCGACGGGGCCCGGCGTTTTCTGATCTCACGCTTCATGCGTTTGTACCCGGCCTACTGGCTGTCATTGGTGCTGTTTGTGCTGATGCTGCAACTGACCGGTGCTGCGCTGCCGTCCTGGCCGCAGATTGTCGCCAACCTGACGATGGTGCAGGCGGCACTGGGCTTTGATGATGTCGTCGGCCTGTACTGGACGCTGTTCATCGAACTGGTGTTCTACGGTCTGTGCCTGGCGCTGTTCATCGCCGGCAAGCTTTATGACCTGGCGTTTCGGGCGCGTTGCTCGCTGGCGTTTTTGCTCGCGGCCCTGGCCATGAGCGCTGCCCGCGCGCTGACCGAACACAAGCTGCCCGTGGCGCTGCCTCTGGCGTTATCGCTGATGTTCTTCGGTTCCGTGTGGCGCCAGTGGTTGCTGGCCGAACACAGCGCGGCCCTGACGCGAAATCTGAAAATGCTGTTCGTGGCGTTTGCCGTGCTGCTGCCGCCAACGCTGATCATGGCCTACAGCAAAGACATGGGCACCGGCGAAACCTGGGGCCGTTACTGCTTCACCTACGCGGTGGCGATCGTCAGCTTTGTGCTGTTGACCCGCAGTGTTCGTCTGGACCATCCGGCACTCGTCTGGCTGGGCGCAGTGAGTTACTCGCTGTACCTGCTGCACCCGTCGATGGGCCTGCTCAGCGAATTCCTGCTGCGCGGCACTGATGCGTCGGGCTTGCTGGTGGCGCTGGTCGCCACTGTCCTGACCCTGGCCGCGGCCCATCTGTGCTTTCGCTACATCGAACACCCGTTCATTCAGCTCGGGAAACGCCTTAATAACCGCAAAACCGGACCGCAGCCCGTCAGCGTCTGA
- a CDS encoding glycosyltransferase family 4 protein yields the protein MKIAIVHDWLVTYAGAERVLASLIKIWPEADLFSVIDFLSDQDRAQLGGKVAKTTFIQRLPKAKTKYQRYLPLMPMAIEQLDLSGYDLIISSSHAVAKGVLCGPDQVHVSYVHSPIRYAWDLQHQYLKEANLSTGLKGKVARMILHYMRMWDQRTAAGVDDFIANSHFIGARITKAYRRESTVIYPPVDTRGFALQEHKQDYYFTASRMVPYKRMPMIIEAFAAMPGKRLVVVGDGPEMEKAKAAAAHAPNVTLLGYQPFAVLQEHMSNAKAFVFAAEEDFGISPVEAQACGTPVIAFAKGGVLETVCGLDHPQPTGVFYPEQSVASLMAAIETFEINGSRITAQACRANAERFSEARFEVEMRQFVEARLSAARQGRLPAHFRTVQMAPTLVSNDLSARVVPIKSV from the coding sequence ATGAAAATTGCAATCGTCCACGATTGGCTGGTCACGTACGCCGGTGCCGAAAGGGTTTTGGCATCGCTGATTAAAATCTGGCCCGAGGCGGATCTGTTTTCCGTCATCGACTTCCTCAGTGACCAGGATCGCGCGCAACTGGGCGGCAAGGTGGCCAAAACCACCTTCATCCAGCGCCTGCCCAAGGCCAAGACCAAATACCAGCGTTACCTGCCGCTGATGCCGATGGCCATCGAACAACTGGATCTGTCCGGTTACGACCTGATCATCAGCAGCAGCCATGCGGTGGCCAAAGGCGTCCTGTGCGGACCGGACCAGGTGCATGTCAGCTACGTGCATTCGCCGATCCGTTACGCCTGGGACCTGCAACACCAGTACCTCAAAGAAGCGAACCTGAGCACCGGCCTGAAGGGCAAAGTGGCGCGGATGATCCTGCATTACATGCGTATGTGGGATCAGCGCACCGCCGCCGGCGTCGACGACTTCATCGCCAACTCGCACTTCATCGGTGCGCGCATCACCAAGGCCTACCGTCGCGAGTCCACGGTGATCTACCCGCCGGTCGACACCCGCGGTTTCGCGCTGCAGGAGCACAAGCAGGACTACTACTTCACCGCATCGCGCATGGTTCCGTACAAGCGCATGCCGATGATCATCGAGGCCTTCGCGGCGATGCCGGGCAAGCGCCTGGTGGTGGTCGGTGACGGACCGGAGATGGAAAAGGCCAAGGCCGCTGCCGCTCACGCACCCAACGTCACGTTGCTGGGCTATCAGCCGTTCGCCGTGCTGCAGGAACACATGAGCAACGCCAAGGCGTTCGTCTTCGCGGCCGAAGAAGATTTCGGCATCAGCCCGGTGGAGGCGCAGGCCTGTGGCACACCGGTCATCGCTTTTGCCAAAGGCGGTGTGCTGGAAACGGTTTGCGGACTGGATCACCCGCAGCCGACCGGGGTGTTTTACCCGGAGCAAAGCGTCGCCTCATTGATGGCGGCCATCGAGACATTCGAGATCAACGGCTCGCGCATCACCGCCCAAGCGTGTCGGGCCAATGCCGAGCGCTTCAGTGAAGCGCGTTTCGAAGTGGAAATGCGTCAGTTCGTCGAAGCCCGTCTGAGCGCCGCCCGTCAAGGACGCCTGCCAGCACATTTCCGGACGGTGCAGATGGCCCCAACCCTGGTCAGCAATGACCTTTCCGCCCGCGTTGTTCCGATCAAATCCGTCTGA
- a CDS encoding undecaprenyl-phosphate glucose phosphotransferase, with amino-acid sequence MRTPLRGILHAHQSSLSVAHRLLDLAVIAVGGYGVNVLTGTPMSSEAWMQILLAAVAFHWLAEYHQLYGSWRGERILRELIKVANYWGLAFVLLLFVDYLLLQPDDIADNSQMAWFGAVLVALCGYRLAIRSVLHTLRAQGFNTRRVAIVGTGHCGERLAMSIERAPWMGLNLLGFYDEAPQQIDLARIGRRIPVLGDLDQLIQDARDGKIDKVYITLELGAQERLQALIKGLSDTTASVYVIPDVFMFELLHARSESINGLPSISIFDSPMDGAWSVVKRLEDIVLSSIILSMIALPLMLIALAIKFTSPGPVLFRQRRYGLDGRPIMVWKFRSMSVQENGAVVTQATRNDSRITPLGAFLRRTSLDELPQFFNVLRGEMSIVGPRPHAVAHNEQYRKQVSGYMLRHKVKPGITGWAQINGWRGETDTLDKMQKRVEFDLQYIEHWSVWLDMKIILLTLFKGFVNKNAF; translated from the coding sequence ATGCGCACTCCTTTAAGGGGCATCCTGCATGCCCATCAATCGTCGCTGTCCGTCGCCCATCGGTTGCTTGATCTGGCGGTGATCGCGGTCGGCGGTTACGGCGTCAACGTGCTGACCGGCACGCCGATGAGCAGCGAAGCGTGGATGCAGATCCTGCTGGCTGCGGTGGCCTTTCACTGGCTGGCCGAGTATCACCAGCTGTACGGCTCGTGGCGCGGCGAACGCATCCTGCGTGAACTGATCAAGGTCGCCAATTACTGGGGCCTGGCCTTTGTCCTGCTGCTGTTTGTGGATTACCTGCTGTTGCAGCCCGACGATATTGCAGACAACAGCCAGATGGCCTGGTTTGGCGCGGTGCTGGTCGCGCTATGTGGTTATCGGCTGGCGATTCGCAGCGTGCTGCACACCCTGCGCGCCCAGGGTTTCAATACCCGTCGGGTGGCCATCGTCGGCACTGGCCATTGTGGCGAGCGGCTGGCCATGTCGATCGAACGCGCACCCTGGATGGGCCTGAACCTGCTGGGCTTTTATGACGAAGCGCCGCAACAGATCGACCTGGCGCGCATCGGCCGACGCATTCCGGTGCTGGGCGATCTGGATCAACTGATCCAGGACGCACGCGACGGCAAGATCGACAAGGTTTACATCACCCTGGAACTGGGCGCACAAGAACGTCTGCAGGCATTGATCAAAGGCCTGAGCGACACCACCGCGTCGGTCTACGTGATCCCGGACGTGTTCATGTTTGAACTGCTGCACGCCCGTAGCGAAAGCATCAACGGGCTGCCCAGCATCAGTATTTTCGACTCGCCCATGGACGGCGCGTGGAGCGTGGTCAAGCGTCTGGAAGACATCGTGTTGTCGAGCATCATCCTGAGCATGATCGCCCTGCCCCTGATGCTGATTGCCCTGGCGATCAAATTCACCTCGCCGGGCCCGGTGCTGTTCCGTCAACGCCGCTACGGTCTGGACGGCCGGCCGATCATGGTCTGGAAATTCCGCAGCATGAGCGTGCAGGAAAACGGCGCGGTGGTGACGCAGGCCACGCGCAACGACAGCCGCATCACGCCGCTGGGGGCGTTTCTGCGACGCACTTCGCTCGACGAGCTGCCGCAGTTCTTCAACGTACTTCGCGGTGAAATGTCGATCGTCGGCCCGCGTCCGCACGCCGTCGCGCACAACGAGCAGTACCGCAAGCAAGTGTCGGGCTACATGCTGCGCCACAAGGTCAAGCCGGGCATCACCGGCTGGGCCCAGATCAACGGCTGGCGCGGTGAAACCGACACGCTGGACAAGATGCAGAAACGCGTTGAATTCGACCTGCAGTACATCGAGCACTGGTCGGTCTGGCTGGACATGAAAATCATCCTGCTGACGCTCTTCAAAGGCTTCGTCAACAAGAACGCCTTCTAA
- a CDS encoding polysaccharide biosynthesis/export family protein: MKVTLAAVLLSSLVLQGCAFAPGQYMSYSDVTDKDPDGPDVTLINITPATLAQQQKTAAAAAKPLPPELMSYKTPEYIVGPGDALLVTVFEHPELTAPGSQEQLDANSREVLNDGTMFFPYVGRIQAAGKTVSQIRDQLRMGLAPQYTEVKVDVKVLRYNSQRVLLSGAFKSPGPQPITNIPLSLVQAISQAGLDLTDANLAGLTLRRDGKDYVIDVDSLNRKDSQLSKIFLKDGDYLHLNSNSKNKIYVLGEVQRPQVISFSTTSVTLLEALGTSGGLSPDAADGDAVYVIRAQDSTHAATVYHLAAKKPTSFALAKGFELEAQDVVFVGPANITRWSRYVSQLLGSNNIIQTGAMFRN; encoded by the coding sequence ATGAAGGTAACGTTAGCGGCAGTGCTGCTTTCCAGTCTGGTATTGCAAGGCTGCGCATTCGCCCCTGGTCAGTACATGTCTTACAGCGATGTCACCGACAAAGACCCGGACGGGCCCGATGTCACGCTGATCAATATCACCCCGGCCACCCTGGCGCAGCAGCAGAAAACCGCAGCAGCGGCGGCCAAGCCATTGCCTCCCGAGCTGATGAGCTACAAGACGCCGGAATACATCGTTGGCCCGGGCGACGCTTTGCTGGTCACGGTGTTCGAACACCCTGAGCTGACTGCGCCCGGCTCCCAGGAGCAACTGGACGCCAACAGCCGTGAAGTGCTGAACGACGGCACGATGTTCTTCCCGTACGTGGGCCGCATTCAAGCCGCCGGCAAGACCGTGTCGCAGATCCGCGATCAACTGCGCATGGGTCTGGCGCCGCAGTACACCGAAGTGAAAGTCGACGTCAAAGTGCTGCGTTACAACAGCCAGCGCGTCCTGCTGTCGGGTGCGTTCAAGTCGCCCGGTCCGCAACCGATCACCAATATCCCGCTGAGCCTGGTGCAGGCCATCAGCCAGGCCGGTCTTGACCTGACCGACGCCAACCTTGCCGGCCTGACCCTGCGTCGCGACGGCAAGGATTACGTGATCGACGTTGACTCGCTGAACCGCAAGGACTCGCAGCTGAGCAAGATCTTTCTGAAAGACGGCGACTACCTGCACCTCAACAGCAACTCGAAGAACAAGATCTACGTACTGGGTGAAGTTCAGCGTCCGCAGGTCATCTCCTTCAGCACCACCAGCGTGACCCTGCTGGAAGCGCTTGGCACTTCCGGCGGCTTGAGCCCGGATGCCGCCGATGGCGATGCGGTGTATGTGATCCGTGCGCAGGACTCCACGCATGCGGCGACGGTTTATCACCTCGCCGCCAAGAAGCCGACCAGTTTCGCGCTGGCCAAGGGCTTTGAGCTGGAAGCCCAGGACGTGGTGTTTGTCGGCCCTGCCAACATCACCCGCTGGAGCCGTTACGTGAGCCAGTTGCTGGGCTCGAACAACATCATCCAGACCGGTGCGATGTTCAGGAATTGA
- the ssuE gene encoding NADPH-dependent FMN reductase encodes MLVVSISGSPSPRSRSGVVLQHAAQWLNDRGVEVSGVRIQDFNAEDLLYAKFDSPQVMAFIEAVAKADGLLIGTPVYKASFSGALKTLLDLLPERSLYGKVVLPIATGGSIAHMLAVDYALKPVLSALKCQEVLHGVFAIDSQISYGESPLGGDLDELLTQRLHEGLDHFLLGLQHRTQARHKDAGGHLKLAL; translated from the coding sequence ATGTTGGTAGTCTCGATTTCAGGTAGTCCTTCCCCACGATCGCGCTCAGGTGTGGTGCTGCAGCATGCCGCACAGTGGCTAAACGACCGCGGCGTGGAAGTCAGCGGTGTACGCATTCAGGATTTCAATGCAGAGGATTTGCTGTACGCCAAGTTCGACAGTCCGCAAGTGATGGCCTTTATCGAGGCCGTGGCCAAGGCCGACGGGCTGCTGATCGGCACGCCGGTGTACAAGGCTTCGTTTTCAGGCGCACTGAAAACACTGCTCGATCTACTTCCGGAGCGTTCTTTGTACGGCAAGGTGGTATTGCCCATCGCCACCGGCGGCAGCATCGCGCACATGCTGGCGGTGGATTACGCGCTCAAGCCGGTGCTCTCAGCGTTGAAATGCCAGGAAGTGCTGCATGGGGTATTCGCCATCGACAGCCAGATCAGCTACGGCGAGAGCCCATTGGGCGGCGATCTGGACGAACTGTTGACCCAACGGCTGCATGAAGGGCTGGATCACTTTCTACTGGGCTTGCAACACCGGACCCAGGCGCGTCACAAGGACGCTGGCGGGCATTTGAAGCTGGCGTTGTAA
- a CDS encoding gluconate:H+ symporter, protein MDLSSAAWVFHDTRLIICCLIAIATIIVLISATKLPPFLSILVGTFIAGIGAGLPAEAVAKAFSKGAGGILGEAGIIIALGAMLGALMAESGAADRIASTLLGLGKGKSLPWVMALVAMVIGLPLFFEVGLVMMVPIIFVMARQSNQPLLKIAIPALAGMTTLHALMPPHPGPLIAVSALHADLGLTMLLGFCVAVPAVILAGPLYGNWLSRRLHIEAPAELGELFSAKPDAPRQPSFGMSLLIILLPVILMLGSTLAKIALEPESNAALTLKFLGEPLVALGIAVLAATVCLGWANGISREQVGGTLRKSLAPIAVLLLTIGAGGGLKQTLLDAGVSQTISKVAEGAHMPYLLLAWLIAVALRQATGSATVATTTTAGILAPMMAGLAPVEASLVALVIGAGSVFFCHVNDAGFWMVREYFGLQLKQTLWVWSVLQTIVSVVGLIGTSLLWHFLV, encoded by the coding sequence TTGGATTTGTCCTCTGCTGCGTGGGTGTTCCATGACACCCGTCTGATCATCTGCTGCCTGATCGCCATTGCCACCATCATCGTGCTGATCAGCGCGACCAAACTCCCGCCTTTTCTGTCGATCCTGGTGGGTACATTCATCGCAGGGATAGGCGCGGGATTGCCAGCGGAGGCAGTGGCAAAGGCGTTCAGCAAGGGCGCGGGCGGGATTCTCGGTGAGGCCGGGATCATCATTGCCCTGGGTGCCATGCTCGGCGCGCTGATGGCCGAATCGGGCGCTGCCGATCGCATCGCCTCAACGCTGCTCGGCCTGGGCAAGGGTAAAAGCTTGCCGTGGGTCATGGCGCTGGTCGCGATGGTCATCGGCTTGCCGCTGTTCTTCGAGGTGGGACTAGTGATGATGGTGCCGATCATCTTCGTGATGGCACGCCAATCCAATCAGCCGCTGCTGAAAATCGCCATACCAGCGTTGGCCGGCATGACCACGCTGCACGCCCTGATGCCGCCACACCCCGGGCCGCTGATCGCTGTCAGCGCATTGCATGCCGATCTGGGCCTGACCATGTTGCTGGGGTTTTGCGTGGCAGTGCCGGCGGTGATTCTGGCCGGCCCCCTGTACGGCAACTGGTTGTCCAGGCGGTTGCACATTGAAGCGCCTGCGGAGTTGGGTGAGCTGTTTTCGGCCAAACCCGATGCCCCGCGTCAGCCGAGCTTTGGCATGTCGTTGCTGATCATTCTGCTGCCGGTGATTCTGATGCTCGGCAGTACGCTGGCCAAAATCGCCCTTGAGCCGGAAAGCAATGCTGCGTTGACCCTCAAGTTCCTCGGCGAGCCGTTGGTGGCTTTGGGCATTGCCGTGCTGGCGGCAACGGTTTGCCTGGGTTGGGCCAATGGCATTTCCCGCGAGCAAGTGGGCGGCACGTTGCGCAAGAGCCTGGCGCCGATCGCCGTGTTGCTGCTGACCATCGGCGCAGGCGGCGGTTTGAAGCAGACGTTGCTGGACGCCGGCGTCAGCCAGACCATCAGCAAGGTCGCCGAAGGCGCGCACATGCCGTATCTGCTGTTGGCATGGCTGATCGCGGTTGCCCTGCGCCAGGCCACGGGTTCGGCTACCGTCGCGACGACGACCACGGCGGGGATTCTTGCGCCGATGATGGCCGGGCTGGCGCCTGTCGAAGCGTCGTTGGTGGCGCTGGTCATCGGCGCCGGGTCGGTGTTCTTCTGCCACGTCAATGACGCCGGCTTCTGGATGGTCCGCGAGTATTTTGGCCTGCAGCTCAAACAGACGCTTTGGGTCTGGTCGGTGCTGCAGACCATTGTCTCGGTGGTGGGCCTGATCGGCACGTCGCTGTTGTGGCACTTTCTGGTCTGA
- a CDS encoding LysR family transcriptional regulator codes for MNVKQLRAFLAVAQCLSFAQAGERLHLSQPALSLTIKALEEDLGGQLLTRTTRNVSLTPEGEALLPLARQLLADWDNTEELLRQRFTLQTGKVSVAAMPSYAGNLLPIALKVFRQRYPRVNVAVHDVINEQVVEMVGHRRVELGIGFEPEAGNNLIFTPFYMDRFVAVVPRDSPLAMLREVNWDELLRHDFITLQRPSAVRLLLEEDLQRQHGKLSVAFESHQLATVGRMVANGLGVSAVPSLCIAQMEELGARCIALEGPRIERRIGLMTQADHQLSAAAQGLREVLIECARDSNAAFASKLAPTG; via the coding sequence ATGAACGTCAAACAGCTCCGTGCGTTTCTGGCCGTTGCGCAGTGCCTGAGTTTCGCCCAGGCCGGTGAACGTTTGCATCTGTCGCAGCCCGCGCTGAGCCTGACCATCAAGGCGCTGGAGGAAGACTTGGGCGGGCAATTGCTGACCCGCACCACGCGCAATGTGAGCCTGACGCCGGAGGGCGAAGCCTTGTTGCCATTGGCGCGGCAGTTGCTGGCCGATTGGGACAACACCGAAGAACTGCTGCGCCAGCGCTTCACCCTGCAAACGGGCAAGGTGTCGGTGGCGGCCATGCCCTCCTATGCGGGCAACCTGCTGCCCATTGCGCTCAAGGTGTTTCGCCAGCGCTACCCTCGAGTGAACGTCGCGGTGCATGACGTGATCAACGAGCAGGTGGTGGAAATGGTCGGGCACCGACGGGTCGAACTGGGCATCGGCTTTGAGCCGGAGGCTGGCAACAACCTGATCTTCACGCCGTTTTACATGGACCGCTTCGTCGCGGTGGTGCCCCGGGACTCGCCCTTGGCGATGCTGCGCGAGGTTAACTGGGACGAACTGCTGCGCCACGATTTCATCACCCTCCAGCGCCCCTCTGCTGTGCGGCTGTTGCTGGAGGAGGACCTGCAGCGTCAGCACGGCAAACTGTCGGTCGCGTTTGAAAGCCATCAATTGGCGACCGTTGGCCGCATGGTTGCCAATGGACTGGGTGTCAGTGCAGTACCGTCGCTGTGCATTGCGCAGATGGAAGAGCTCGGCGCCCGTTGCATCGCCCTGGAAGGCCCTCGGATCGAGCGCCGTATCGGCTTGATGACCCAGGCCGATCATCAACTGTCGGCGGCGGCCCAGGGTTTGCGTGAGGTGCTGATCGAATGCGCGCGTGACTCAAACGCCGCGTTCGCGAGCAAGCTCGCTCCCACCGGGTGA
- a CDS encoding CoA transferase subunit A has protein sequence MAGLDKRVATYAEALAGLTDNMTVLSGGFGLCGIPENLIAEIKRMGVKGLTVVSNNCGVDGFGLGILLEDRQIRKMVASYVGENALFERQLLSGELEVELTPQGTLAEKMRAGGAGIPAFYTATGYGTPVAEGKETRQFNGRNVILEEAITGDFAIVKGWKADHFGNVVYRHTAQNFNPVVATAGKITVVEVEEIVEPGVLLPTEIHTPGIYVDRVILGTFEKRIEQRTVRKA, from the coding sequence ATGGCTGGACTCGATAAACGCGTCGCTACCTACGCAGAAGCCCTCGCCGGGCTGACCGACAACATGACCGTGCTGTCCGGCGGCTTCGGTCTGTGCGGCATCCCCGAAAACCTGATCGCAGAAATCAAACGTATGGGCGTGAAAGGCCTGACGGTGGTTTCCAATAACTGTGGCGTCGACGGTTTCGGGCTCGGCATCCTCCTGGAAGACCGGCAGATCCGCAAAATGGTCGCCTCCTACGTCGGTGAAAACGCCCTGTTCGAGCGCCAGCTGCTCAGCGGTGAGCTGGAGGTCGAGCTGACGCCCCAAGGCACCCTCGCTGAAAAAATGCGCGCAGGCGGCGCCGGCATTCCCGCGTTCTATACGGCCACCGGCTACGGCACGCCTGTGGCGGAAGGCAAAGAAACCCGACAGTTCAATGGCCGCAACGTGATACTGGAAGAAGCCATCACCGGCGACTTCGCCATCGTCAAAGGCTGGAAGGCCGATCACTTCGGTAACGTGGTCTATCGTCACACCGCGCAGAACTTCAACCCCGTGGTAGCGACCGCCGGCAAGATCACCGTGGTGGAAGTGGAAGAAATCGTCGAGCCGGGTGTGCTGCTGCCGACCGAAATCCATACCCCCGGCATCTACGTGGATCGCGTGATCCTCGGCACTTTCGAGAAGCGCATCGAGCAGCGTACCGTCAGAAAAGCCTGA